Genomic window (Leptotrichia sp. oral taxon 212):
CAGATAATGGACTGAAATCATTAGTTGTGGGCAGTATTTCAGAATTTGGAGATTTTCTTAAAGAAAATGGTGCTATGTAGCCTGTCAGTATATGTATATTATTATGCGATGTAATGAATAAGATTTTTGAGCAGTTAAAAAAATATATAGATTTAAGTATTATTTTTCTATTTGGAAAAGTTGCTGTAAACAGTTGAAAATTTTTATAAAAATCTTCTAAATATATTGAAAAAATAAATTTCAAATGATATAATCTTATAATATAACAATGTATTTATTGGAGATAACTTATGGATAAAAATAACATATTTTGCAATTTGATAAATTATAAATGTGAAAGTGGTTTTATAAATATAAAAAAAGTTTTAATGAATTCCAAGGAAGTAGAAAAGGATGATTTATTTGTAGCAATAAGAGGGGGAAATAAGTTTGCAGGAGAAGCTCTTGAAAAAGGGGCATATGTGATTTATGATGATGAAAATCTTCAAATAGAAGAGAAGTTTAAGAAAAAAGCCTTTCATGTAAAAGACAGTATAGAGTTCTTACAGGAATTTGCAGAAAAGTGGCGTAAAAATCTTAACCTTAAAGTAATAGGAATAACAGGCAGTAATGGGAAGACAACGGTGAAAGATATGATATATCATCTTTTATCTGTAAAATATAAGGGAAAAAAAACTGAAGGGAATTATAACAATCATATTGGACTACCCTTCACTTTGTTGCGTGCTGAAAAAGATGATGATTTTATAATACTCGAAATGGGAATGAGTGATTTCGGAGAAATAGATCTTCTTGGGAAAATTTCTTCACCTGATATAAGTGTAATAACAAATATTGGAGAATCTCATCTGGAATTTCTAAAAACAAAGAAAAATGTATTTAAGGCAAAAACAGAGATAGTACCTCATACAAGAGAAACATTGGTTATAAATGGAGATGATGAATATCTTAAGGATATTGATGAAAGTAATCTGAAGAAAAAAGGATTAAAAACAGTAAAGATATTAAATATGGAAAATAATGAAGATGATAAGGAAAATATTGGTGCTACAGCAGAGCAAAATGACAATTTTTATTATGGAGATATTGATTTTAATGAAATTGAAGCAGGCTTTTTGTTAAAATATTTTGATGAAAACTGTAAAAAATGGATTCAAAAATCTTATAATACCAATGTATTAGGTGAACACAATATTTTAAATTTAACTATAGCTATTTCAGTTGCAAAACAAATGGCTTTAGAGGATAATGATATAGAAAAAGCTATAAAAGATATAGTTCTGACAAATATGAGATTTCAAATTATCGCAAAAGGAAAAACAACATATATAAATGATGCATATAATGCAAGTCCTATGTCTATGAAGAAATCTTTGGAAACGTTTTCAAAAATATACAATGATCGGGAAAAAATAGCAGTAATTGGCGATATGCTTGAACTTGGTGAAGAGGAAGCAGAATTACATGCTTCAATTTTTGATGTAATAGTAAATACTAATTTAAATAAACTTTATCTATACGGTCCTAGAATGAGGTTCCTGTATGATAGAATAAAAGAAAATTCTGATAATGAAAATATTAAAAATATTGAAACAGAATATTTTGAAAGCAAAGAACTGATAAAAGAAAAACTGGAGCAGATAAAAAGTGAAAAGGTAATACTAATCAAGGCTTCAAGAGGCATGAAACTGGAAGATGTTATAGGATAGGAAAGACATGGTAACTGAAAAATATAAGAAAATAAAGGGAATAGGCTATTTTTAATTTTGTAGGAGTATGTGTAACGGCTTTATAGCTTTAGGCGTTAAAATAGTTGTTAAATAAATTATGGAAAGGAGCTGTGTGAAATCACAGAAAATATTTCAGATTGTCACACAAAGTGAGATGTTATATTTATTACAGGCATTATTTATAGATAATTGGAGAGTTTTAAGAATATTTAAATCGATAACAATAAGAGCTTCGATAGCTTTTATAATAGCATTCATGTTTATGCTTATCTTCGGGAAACCTTTTATTAAATGGCTGAAGAAGAAAAAATATGGAGATACGGCAAGGGAAGAAGGACCGCAGTCGCATTTCAATAAATCTGGAACGCCTACTATGGGAGGGCTTCTAATAATAGGTGCCATAATTTTTTCTACACTGATAGCAGGAAATTTTACAAATAAATTTATTATTTTTCTGTTTATAATAACAATCCTGTTTACGACAATAGGTTTCTATGATGATTATCTGAAACTTACAAGACATAAAAATGGGCTTTCAGGAAAGAAAAAAATATTGGGACAGCTTGTAATTACAGCTCTTACTTTTGCATTCATTTATAAATATGGAATAATAAATAAAACATTGGATTTTTCTATAGTGAATCCTCTTATAAAAGGGTCTTTCATATATATAACACCTGCATTATTCTTTGTATTTATGCTTTTTGTCATAATAGGATCTTCAAATGCGGTAAATCTTACAGACGGGCTTGACGGACTGGTAAGCGGACCGATTATAGTAGTAAGTGTGACACTGCTTATAATAACTTATCTGACAGGACATTATGAATATGCAAAGTATCTGAATTTGTACCATGTAAGGGAAAGTGCCGA
Coding sequences:
- the murF gene encoding UDP-N-acetylmuramoyl-tripeptide--D-alanyl-D-alanine ligase encodes the protein MDKNNIFCNLINYKCESGFINIKKVLMNSKEVEKDDLFVAIRGGNKFAGEALEKGAYVIYDDENLQIEEKFKKKAFHVKDSIEFLQEFAEKWRKNLNLKVIGITGSNGKTTVKDMIYHLLSVKYKGKKTEGNYNNHIGLPFTLLRAEKDDDFIILEMGMSDFGEIDLLGKISSPDISVITNIGESHLEFLKTKKNVFKAKTEIVPHTRETLVINGDDEYLKDIDESNLKKKGLKTVKILNMENNEDDKENIGATAEQNDNFYYGDIDFNEIEAGFLLKYFDENCKKWIQKSYNTNVLGEHNILNLTIAISVAKQMALEDNDIEKAIKDIVLTNMRFQIIAKGKTTYINDAYNASPMSMKKSLETFSKIYNDREKIAVIGDMLELGEEEAELHASIFDVIVNTNLNKLYLYGPRMRFLYDRIKENSDNENIKNIETEYFESKELIKEKLEQIKSEKVILIKASRGMKLEDVIG
- the mraY gene encoding phospho-N-acetylmuramoyl-pentapeptide-transferase, with protein sequence MLYLLQALFIDNWRVLRIFKSITIRASIAFIIAFMFMLIFGKPFIKWLKKKKYGDTAREEGPQSHFNKSGTPTMGGLLIIGAIIFSTLIAGNFTNKFIIFLFIITILFTTIGFYDDYLKLTRHKNGLSGKKKILGQLVITALTFAFIYKYGIINKTLDFSIVNPLIKGSFIYITPALFFVFMLFVIIGSSNAVNLTDGLDGLVSGPIIVVSVTLLIITYLTGHYEYAKYLNLYHVRESAEITVYLAAVIGALIGFLWYNFYPAQVFMGDTGSLTLGGILGIIVIFLKQELLLPIAGFIFIMEALSVMIQVWHYKTFKKRVFRMAPIHHHFEMLGIPETKVTIRFWIITIMMCLLTFVILKLR